The Haematobia irritans isolate KBUSLIRL chromosome 1, ASM5000362v1, whole genome shotgun sequence DNA segment TAACTATCATCACCAAAATGGGCAATATGTTGGGTGAAAATGTTGATTTACTTTTGAAAGCTGTCATAAGTAAAATGCAATTAGTTGAGTGTTTGAGAGTAATTATGAGTCTTGTGGTTGTCTTTGcccatctgtttttaacccagaTGGATGCCGTATTGAATTTCCTTTCTACGGTCCCTGGTCCAACTGGAGAACCTGCCATGCAGTTCGTTTTCAATAACTGGTTGTCCAAACAAACCTCCTTCTTTGGTGTCTATGAACGTAAAGTCACCACAATGGCTCTGTGTAAACTTTTCGAATATGGTGTAACAACACAAGACACGCGCATAACATCCATTAACGTTAAAGATTTGGTAGTTAATGAGGCAGCTAATAATACACCCAGGGTAAAAACTCGTTCCCAATCTCAAGCAAATCATCAATGGGTTACCATACCAGCTCTAGTAAAAATGTATAAGTTATTGATAAATGAACTCTATCATTTAAAAGAGGCTAATTTGGATGAGTATGAGACCGAATCCGAAGACGATGAAGATCCATCATCGGGAGCTGCTGAAAAACCAGCTGGTAATTCTCCACCAAAAGCACGTTTTGTCTCGGATTTGTATTTCAATGATGATGAAGATGACAACGACGATGATGATCAATTAACACAGGAACTACTAAAGGATCCTCTATTTCAAACGAATATGGAAGAAAatctaacgaaatttttacagaatttctcAAGTAGCGAACATTTCCCCATGTTTGCTGGtcatttgacagatagtgaaaaGGCCGTATTGAAATCAATACAGGTTGAAGTTCCTTAAATACCAGTGAAAAAAGGAATAATcagcatatacatacatatttattttgTGTCCTTATATCATCtataatagaatttttatagccCATCCTTCATTTGCATAGTTTGTTTTGCCATCGCTGTCGTTATACATTtatagttttgtttatttaaaagtttttttttcattctgttcaCAACgaaactaattttttatatataataaaaatgataattgcatcgatatacatatatactagATCGGAGTTTGGAATGGTTTTTTCTTCTTggggtttgaaaaaaaatattctagtcTCAGTTTTAACTTTTCTTTTACTACTGTTCGTAATAACAATGTCGCAGGACGATAATGGGTGGCACTATACATGTTACTACACGATGATGTGAAAATTGTTATCTACActtctatttaattttgtttctagtttAGAGAAGCTGACTTTGCACCGGCGTTAATATAGTCGATCACTGTGAGTACCTTGCATGGCGAATGAGGAAACCTCCTCAAGAATAATATGGCcagacatttcattaaaatcgtctGGTCTGTTCCCGTCCTTTCATAGGATTGAGAGCACTTGCACAATCTCTAAAGGCGGGTCGTACATCAATCTAAATAAAGCCAAAAAGGGAGAGCTAGCGAGAATACACAAAGCTTCGAATTTGAccccaaaaagtcgacttcGACTGCTTGACCGTTTTTGTATCCCTACACTGCACACGCCTGCCGGTAAGTGACCTTAGTATCTTGGGCCTGATTACTtgcaaaggctgtcgaatgtgacccatagaatccatcgactctgatattcagTCGAGTTTCTACTTCTGTGATCCATGAGGAAAACTGTGTGACCAAAGATTTGGTGGTGGTGTCATCAGCGGCTATAACTGGAAATATAAGcagggtagtttttttttttttttaacttatcacagatggcATTAAGTCATAGTCTTAGGAATGCCTGATACTTGGGTTCAGGCACCGTCCGTCGCCAATGTGACTGAAGCTATGCCATTTTCTGCCGGTGTTCGGGAGGTTATTCTCAGTGTTCCACAATTTATACATGTGCCGTCGGTCCACTTATTGATCTTAAGAAGTAGTTCTAACGATGCTCATGAAGAATGAGATCGGCAGATATAAACCAAGCGGTTGCTGCGttcacacaaaataatattttttagcttcaatcacgaaattaattgatgcaattaatttttaattgaaatgtattcaatcgcagaaatgatagtatcaatcatcatggtcaattaaaaatcaattgatcccattaaaaaaattaattgatactattaattattgcgattgattttttttttttaattaaaaagtttgttgaatcaattaaattttgattgaatatttttggaaatttaattaaaattttaattgagaatattttggtgaattttttttctgtgttgataAGAGGGGTTTCACTGAAAAGACTCTTAGTGTTGTCTTTTTATTGACATATGTTGCGCGTTCAGAGATTGTGAAATCGACTATGAGATTTAATGGGAGGGTCCCAAATCCAATGAAATGATGGATTCTCAGATTACATCAATTAACAGAGCATATAAAGCTAATCAAAAGTCTGGCGAGTTGTTGCAATCACCTATATTTTTGTGGTGGCCTTCTCTTCCATGATTATTCCTCTTTAGTCATTATCTAAAAGAGAATGCCATAGTTCGTCGTGGGTATTAAAGTCTTCGAAATCCTACCACCATAGTTACTGACAAGATCCTTACACAGCACTTCGTATCTAATGCAAGGTATTTTTCTATTTGAGAAAACCAGGCAACCATGATGCCGCAATAAAATATACCACCATTGGTAAGCTATAAACTGAAAGCACAGTGGCTGGTGTTTATTCCCAGATCCCCTACCTGATCAAATCCTCGACGACACATAAATTACATAAGACGAAAAGATGATCTTCCAAGACCCCATTGATCCTTTACACATTCCTACGATGCAAACATATTTGTTGATTCCAGTGATAAGAGAGGTACAACATCGGTCAAGgtaacacaatttttaaataccCCCGTAAGTTCTAAATAGTTTTTTCTGCATGGCTCTGCACACAGAATTCAATCCGATTTAATAAAAGACAcatgtttaattttttgttatatgtttatatgtatgtaaatagttcaaaatgtttatagaattccaaaacaaaaaaaaacgtacaaaaattaaatctgtttttaaatttgtaccttatacaaaatgaaaaaaggcaATAACACTCTACTAAAAATGCACACTAATAAATGCTGCAATTGACAATGATAATATTATTGAGAGGAATGAAATCtttaagatttttgttttcgttttctatggaaataacattcatGCATAAATAGTACATATAACCAGGTTATATAGTGAAACTTAAATGAAACGGAAAAACTATAGATAGATACAAAAAcatgatataaaaatattaaagattaggGGTGGATGGCTATGTAAATTCTATATGGGATGTTGAAAACGGCATTATCCAAATGGACAATGCTGGTGCGTAAATTGAATAGATTCATGGGCAGTGATCATTTGCCAGTTTACAATTTCAAAACGGTATTGGCAGCTTCCACGACATGACGGGCCGATACACCAAACATGTCCAAAAGAACAGTAGGTGGTCCAGAGCGTGGTACACCGGGGACAAACAAGTGTTTAACAACGAAATCACGTTTATCAGCCAATACAGAGAGAACAGCTTCACCCAAACCACCTTGTCTGCAAAAAAAATGTAGGGCATTATTAGGAattcctttaaaataacattttcacaaacttaCTGGTAATGATCCTCCACAACAACAACACGACCGCCACAGGCACGACCATTTTCAACAATCAAGTCAGCATCTAAGGGCTTAACAGTGAATGGATCAATAACACGGGCATGAACACCAGCCTTTTCCAATTCAGCTGCGGCTGTCAAACACTCGTACAGTGTAACACCAGCGCCAATCAATAAAACTTGATCATTGGCACTTTGTTTGACCACTTTACCTTTACCAATTACGAAGGGCTCATTGTTGTCATACAACACCGCGGTATTGGGACGTGAAGTACGAATGAAACAAACACCCTTAGTATTGGCAGCCAATTCCACGGCACGTTCACAGCTCACTGCATCCGAGGGATAGAAAACAGTGCTACCGGGAATGGTACGGAACATGGCAACATCTTCCAAACCCATTTGAGAGGGGCCATCTTCACCAATGCTCACACCACAATGAGATCCAACAAAATTGACATTTGTCTGAGAGATGGCACCCATACGAATTTGATCAAAGGCACGAGTAAAGAAGGTGGCAAAGGTGGAGGCGAAGGCAATGGTACGATCACGGCAAGCAGCTCCAATAGCTACGCCTACCAAATTCTGTTCGGCAATGAAGCATTCAATGTAACGGTCTGGGAAAGCTTTCTTCAATTTATCGGAGAATGTGGAATTCTTTGTATCACCATCCAAGGCAATGACGCGATCATTGTGTTGTGCCAGCTTAGCCAAAGCTGTTCCATAGGCCAAACGTGTTGCCACTTGTTCACCCAGTTTGTAAGCTGgaggagaagccaatttcacatTGGTGATATCTACAGGAGGAGCTGGCTTGCTCTTGGTGGGAGTTTGAGGAGCCAAAGCTGGTGGCCTGGCAGATGAGTCAACCATCAATCCTTGCAAATGTTTAATGATTTCATTGGCCTTATCACCCAAAGGTTTACCATGCCAATTGTCCAAATCTTCAatgttggggaaaaatttaccCTTGAATGTCTTGGCAATAATAGCAGTTGGTTTATTCTTTGTGATCGATGCCTCATAGAAAGCCTTGCACAATTCCTCAACATCGTGACCATCAACAACCAGAGCATGAAAACCGAAAGCCTCCAAACGTTTGCGATACACATCCATTTGATGTTGCAAAGATGTGGGCTCCGATTGACCCAAACGATTAACATCGAAGATAACACATAAATTGTCCAATTTATAATGGCCAGCAAAGTGAAGAGATTCCCAAATGGAACCTTCAGCGGATTCACCATCACCGACAACAACGTAAGTCctaaaaaatcattttatagttttatttttaatttcaccaATAATGTATTTACCTGTAATCagctttatcgaaatttttgcccACATAGGCCATACCGGAAGCAACAGCAACACCCTGACCCAAAGATCCAGTACCAACATCAATGAAATTCAAACGAGGTGTGGGATGACCTTCCAAATCACTATCGATTTTACGTAAATTCTGCAAATCTTCCACGGGGAAAAGTCCAGCTTCTGCCCAAGCAGCATACAAGATGGGAGCAGCATGACCCTTAGACAATACAAAACGATCGCTAGAAGGATCGCGTGGGAATTTCAAATTCAAACGCATGGTATTGAAAAACAATACCGACATTATTTCAGCAATCGAGGAACATGATGTTGGAtgtctaaaattaaagaaaaaaattaaaacagaatTAATGAGAATTTTCGCCTTTAAAGGGTCTATATTTTAAAGTAAGGTGATAAAAGCCATAATCCATATATTATGGGTTTAAATAAACTACACGTTACCAGTTCTTGCCGTTCTATAGACAGCTCATTGTATTATTTACTACCCACCAAATATTCGCATAAAAAAGTCGTgcttacctaacctaacgtatgcACGAAAATGTGGCCCTACGTAAGGACAATCGAAGACAAAAACATGGTCGGCAGATCATGGACGCTCCAACGACGCTTGACACGGTCGCATAAAGCATGTATAGACAGCTAGAAGCTCATGTTCCGTACATTATTATGTCAACAAGatagacttttttatttttatttatttatatttattgtaaaaataaccaAGCCTTTAGGTCAATATAAAACGGTTAGAACGGTTTTTCGTTTTGGGGTCTCATTACCAGAAAGGTAACGACTAAAGAAAATGCCGGTGGTACTTCATGTCAGTCACCATGGTGTAATAGTTAGCACACCCGCCTTGCATCCAAACATCCAGGGATGAATCCCAGTATACAATCCACCAAACTGGAATGAGTCTAACTATCTGGCTGTCACtaaaccttacctaacctatcctGTATATGGcggctgtatttttttttttttttttttttttcaaaatcaagcaTGTATAAACCATGGACAAGTGGCTGTCCAATCGATCAGTCGCCAATAAGATAGAATTTTCCGTTTTGGGCTATCATTTTAAAGAGCAAGGTAACGACTAAAGAATATGCCGGTCTATGGATCAATCCCAGTTGCCATCAATATGAGATGATTCTAAATAGCAGGCTGCCACTAAACCTTTCCTAGCCTTACctgtatatggaggctatatctatATTTAAACGCTAGCatccttgagccaaaaatatagcGTGcacaaaattggataaaatagaTGAAGAATTGGGGTGTGTATCCTACGAAACAACAAGTAGATGCACTGACATATGGATACCAAAAGGTTCATAGACTCAGAAGGCGATCCTAAATCGATCGGTATACCAACAACTGTATTATCTAAATTTCTTCaatgaaatttccaaaaattttcaattttaaattttaattaaaaacaagtatatacagcactaagttcggtccaccaccatgaatcaaatataatagtttactttgaaaactcttcgtcgtagcgggttagcaACGACGAATAGaacttcagggggtttgatgacaaatattctcccaagcaaataagTTCATcctgtacgcttcccgaagataaatttaaagatgctacctatgaagactagatcagattctggatttataagacccaattttgtttgagtttcataaacatatcgtgcaaATGATgatataacgccttgatttgaaatcttaaatctatagatttttaccgccattatttaaatgattacgagtagtaaaatcttgaaattgtactttcagtttcaagcaattttcatgaacaGTTCGCctgctatacactgaaagaagagttttcttttctgaggaacgaaattttatacaagcaaagtttccttttaccataaattttagagacaatcgttgaatcgcttatcaaaaattcgtatTAAATTCGTAtccaaacgaaaatactttatacgaaaggggattttcgtttgtttaaaatttcattccgaaggaaaatatttttcctttgggtgtaccctcaagaagaaaaatcggtctatatcgatgccttaccataTGGACCGGTAAGAATAAATGCAATACATATTTTTGAGAGTCtacaataccagtatatttatatatgtatatatcgagcagatcggataaaaactacggtttctagaagcgcaaggagttaaatcgggagatcgggctatgtgggggctataccaaaacatgggtcgacacacaccatattcagctgacctttttgtggtcagccggattctagaagtcctagaaattccGGAGgtaggcctatatgggggctataccaaaacatggaccaatactcaccattttcgacgcacctcttaatggttctcaaataactctagaattccaatttcagacaaattgtctacatgggggatatacccaataaaatacctctagattttcaatatcaggcaaatcggatagtaaatacagtttctagagccCGAGAAGAAAAATcaggaagcccaagaagcaaaatcggagatcggtctatatgggggctatatcaaaacacggaccgataggcaccattttaggcacacccttttatggtcataaaatacctctagatttccaatttcagacaaactgaatgaaaactacggtttttataagcccaagaccgtaaatcggtagatcggttgcAAACAATaaccgaatctgtgccaaatttcaggacgatagcgccattatttagggatgtagagtgattacaacagacagacagacggacatgcatgcacctgtcttagaatttctccctgatcaagaatatatgtatactttatatagtcggaaatcgatatttcgatgtgttacaaacggaatgacaaacttattatatccccatcaccattctatggtggtgggtataaaaaaaaaacaataccaaACAAATATACACCGCAGTAaataccgaatcttaaatacccaccaccatgaatcaaatattatagtttcctttgaaaatttcaaggggGTTTTATGATAGATGTTCTCaaacagagcagttcaaccagtaaacTTCCCgacgataaatttaaagattctacctacgaagactatatcagattctggatttataagaactaattttgtttgagttttagaggaatcataaacatgtcGTGTAAGCGTGCAAGAAGATGATGAAATTactccttgatttgaaatctaaaatctgtagatttttaccccctgtTGAAGATTTGAgccttttcaaaccttttttccaaaaaataaactaaaaccaattaattttagaccttttttaacaatttt contains these protein-coding regions:
- the LOC142220545 gene encoding transketolase-like protein 2, which encodes MSYHKPEAKAIQELKDIAQRLRIHSITSTQASKSGHPTSCSSIAEIMSVLFFNTMRLNLKFPRDPSSDRFVLSKGHAAPILYAAWAEAGLFPVEDLQNLRKIDSDLEGHPTPRLNFIDVGTGSLGQGVAVASGMAYVGKNFDKADYRTYVVVGDGESAEGSIWESLHFAGHYKLDNLCVIFDVNRLGQSEPTSLQHQMDVYRKRLEAFGFHALVVDGHDVEELCKAFYEASITKNKPTAIIAKTFKGKFFPNIEDLDNWHGKPLGDKANEIIKHLQGLMVDSSARPPALAPQTPTKSKPAPPVDITNVKLASPPAYKLGEQVATRLAYGTALAKLAQHNDRVIALDGDTKNSTFSDKLKKAFPDRYIECFIAEQNLVGVAIGAACRDRTIAFASTFATFFTRAFDQIRMGAISQTNVNFVGSHCGVSIGEDGPSQMGLEDVAMFRTIPGSTVFYPSDAVSCERAVELAANTKGVCFIRTSRPNTAVLYDNNEPFVIGKGKVVKQSANDQVLLIGAGVTLYECLTAAAELEKAGVHARVIDPFTVKPLDADLIVENGRACGGRVVVVEDHYQQGGLGEAVLSVLADKRDFVVKHLFVPGVPRSGPPTVLLDMFGVSARHVVEAANTVLKL